A single Dehalococcoidia bacterium DNA region contains:
- the cobN gene encoding cobaltochelatase subunit CobN, translated as MTEQPLTPIARNLVIRADGKQLNIAPKTGQVFVCMWGCCCGRVQDGYAAVPLAVYQREWERRRMRFRVHLTESGCLGPCPLANVVLVIFDGRATWFHSISSEKQVVAIFDYLDAMLAANAWLPPPPALVDYAFQAYDWELARARAHGDLPEVRRVPTVQPGILVLTHADTDILLIEKARPRLPRDFPPLRAVNLRVLRTAADVDAFAAAELPGAGVVVLRLHGGRPSFLHGFDRLRRLCERQGIHFIAVPGPDEPDAELTAASTVPPDVVHHVFSYLRYGGPRNIEHLLRFLADHLLFTGFGYQAPTEEPRSGIYHRSSPEPGQPTIGILFYRAHLLAGNLDPIDALIAALERRGAGVIAVYAYSLKELDEQGQPLAFGHLVADGAPLVDALIVTMSFAMGSVNPSGPTLSTWAVEPLERLDVPIVQAITAGMTRDAWEASTRGLTPLDVAMNVALPEFDGRIIGAPISFKEALDGSEVFRYVAVPDRVERVAGLALRLAALRRKPNAEKRIAFVLTNSTQKAVKVGNAVGLDAGASLLAILQAMRAAGYCVEGVPDDPDQLMHELIDRCAYDSELFSPDQLARVAEQVPADQYRAWLADLPERSRRQMTERWGPPPGEAYLAGDGIGVPGLQFGNVFIALQPSRGYGIDPSAIYHIPDLPPPHYYHAFYRWLRDSFGADAIVHVGKHGTLEWLPGKGIGLSDACFPDAFLDDLPLVYPFIINDPGEGTQAKRRAHAVIIDHLPPPLTDAGAYGELAELAQLVDEYYQVETTDPAKLPLLQHQIWQLIQKAKLDSDVQTILNYDSAGHVHEWEPTVTEEGTPVSLTEMRAKDFAHLIENIDGYLCELTGAQIRGGLHILGRVPEGEQLIDLVAHLVRLPNLEVPSLRAAVASALGYRLEELLEAPGKRLARARAGAPAAASDAIAAIDARVLDLLRALAAADWQAAAIPAVIAETLGNGAPPEVTAVLRFVCDELIPKLRRTEDEVANVLRALDGRYIPPGPSGAPSRGMAHVLPTGRNFYAVDPRTLPSVAAWQVGERLANELIDRYRAETGSYPEQVGISVWGTTAMRTHGDDIAQVFALLGVRPRWQAENRRLIGVDPIPLEELGRPRIDVVLRISGFFRDAFPHLISLIDDAIALVASLDEPLDQNYVRKHILAEEARRQAAGEPLEPARFRIFGPKPAAYGAGLLPLIESRNWATDDDLAAVYIEWGGYAYTANSYGLDARDELRRALAGVQVAVINQDNRETDIFDADDYFQWHGGMVAAIRALSGTQPKAYFGDSHDPTRARVRDLKEEAKRVFRSRVVNPKWIRAMEQHGFKGALELAATVDYLFGYDATANVIDDWMYERLTAAYLLDRETRAFLERANPWALHGIAERLLEAVQRGLWEQPNPDTLAALRDIYLAADAALEGRTERAPSER; from the coding sequence ATGACTGAACAGCCGCTGACGCCGATCGCCCGCAACCTCGTCATCCGCGCCGATGGCAAGCAGCTGAACATTGCGCCGAAGACCGGCCAGGTCTTCGTCTGCATGTGGGGCTGCTGCTGCGGCCGTGTCCAAGACGGCTACGCCGCCGTCCCGCTCGCCGTCTACCAGCGGGAATGGGAACGCCGGCGGATGCGCTTTCGCGTCCACCTCACCGAGTCCGGCTGCCTCGGTCCCTGTCCGCTCGCCAACGTGGTGCTCGTCATCTTCGACGGCCGCGCCACCTGGTTCCACTCGATCTCGAGCGAGAAGCAGGTCGTCGCCATCTTCGACTACCTCGACGCGATGCTCGCCGCCAACGCCTGGCTGCCGCCGCCGCCCGCGCTCGTCGACTACGCCTTCCAAGCCTACGACTGGGAGCTGGCGCGCGCCCGCGCCCACGGCGACCTGCCGGAGGTGCGCCGCGTTCCGACCGTTCAGCCGGGCATCCTCGTCCTCACTCACGCCGACACCGATATCCTCCTGATCGAGAAGGCCCGCCCGCGCCTCCCCCGCGACTTCCCGCCGCTGCGCGCGGTCAATCTTCGCGTTCTCCGCACAGCGGCCGACGTCGACGCCTTCGCTGCCGCCGAGCTTCCGGGCGCCGGGGTCGTCGTCCTCCGTCTCCACGGCGGACGGCCGAGCTTCCTCCACGGCTTCGACCGCCTGCGCCGCCTCTGCGAGCGCCAAGGCATCCATTTCATCGCCGTCCCCGGCCCCGATGAGCCCGACGCCGAGCTGACGGCCGCCTCGACCGTCCCGCCGGACGTCGTCCACCACGTGTTCTCCTATCTCCGGTACGGCGGTCCTCGCAACATCGAGCACCTGCTGCGCTTTCTCGCCGACCATCTCCTCTTCACCGGTTTCGGCTACCAGGCTCCCACCGAAGAGCCGCGCTCGGGCATCTACCATCGCTCCTCGCCCGAGCCCGGCCAGCCGACCATCGGCATCCTCTTCTACCGGGCGCATCTCCTCGCCGGCAATCTCGACCCGATCGATGCGCTGATTGCCGCCCTCGAGCGCCGAGGTGCCGGCGTGATCGCCGTCTACGCCTACTCGCTCAAGGAGCTCGACGAGCAGGGGCAGCCACTCGCCTTCGGCCACCTTGTTGCCGACGGCGCGCCGCTCGTCGACGCCCTCATCGTGACGATGAGCTTCGCGATGGGCAGCGTCAACCCGAGCGGGCCGACGCTCTCGACCTGGGCGGTCGAGCCCCTCGAGCGGCTCGATGTGCCGATCGTCCAAGCCATCACTGCCGGCATGACGCGCGACGCCTGGGAGGCCTCCACCCGCGGCCTGACGCCGCTCGACGTGGCGATGAATGTCGCCCTCCCCGAGTTCGACGGCCGCATCATCGGCGCGCCCATCTCGTTCAAGGAGGCGCTAGACGGGAGCGAGGTCTTCCGCTATGTCGCTGTCCCCGACCGCGTCGAGCGCGTCGCCGGCCTCGCGCTCCGTCTTGCCGCGCTCCGCCGGAAACCGAACGCCGAGAAGCGCATCGCCTTCGTCCTCACCAACTCGACTCAGAAGGCGGTCAAGGTCGGCAACGCCGTCGGCCTCGATGCCGGCGCCTCCCTCCTTGCAATCCTGCAGGCAATGCGCGCCGCCGGTTATTGCGTTGAGGGCGTTCCCGACGACCCGGACCAGCTGATGCACGAGCTGATCGACCGCTGCGCCTACGACAGCGAACTGTTCTCGCCCGATCAGCTCGCCCGCGTCGCCGAGCAGGTTCCCGCCGACCAGTATCGCGCCTGGCTCGCCGACCTGCCGGAGCGGAGCCGGCGCCAGATGACCGAGCGCTGGGGACCGCCGCCGGGCGAGGCCTATCTCGCCGGCGACGGCATCGGCGTGCCCGGCCTCCAGTTCGGCAACGTCTTCATCGCCCTCCAGCCCTCGCGCGGCTACGGCATCGACCCCAGCGCGATCTACCACATCCCTGATCTGCCGCCGCCGCATTACTACCACGCTTTCTACCGCTGGCTGCGCGACAGCTTTGGCGCCGACGCCATCGTCCATGTCGGCAAGCACGGCACCCTCGAATGGCTTCCAGGCAAAGGCATCGGCCTGAGCGACGCCTGCTTCCCGGATGCCTTCCTCGACGACCTCCCGCTCGTCTATCCGTTCATCATCAACGACCCGGGCGAAGGAACCCAAGCGAAGCGTCGCGCCCACGCCGTCATTATCGACCACCTGCCGCCGCCGCTCACCGACGCCGGCGCCTACGGCGAGCTGGCTGAGCTCGCCCAGCTCGTCGACGAGTACTACCAAGTCGAAACCACCGACCCCGCCAAGCTGCCGCTCCTCCAACACCAGATCTGGCAGCTGATCCAGAAAGCGAAGCTCGATTCGGATGTGCAGACGATCCTGAACTACGACAGCGCCGGCCACGTTCATGAATGGGAACCGACGGTCACTGAAGAGGGCACCCCTGTCAGCCTAACCGAGATGCGCGCCAAGGACTTCGCCCACCTGATCGAGAACATCGACGGCTATCTCTGCGAGCTGACCGGCGCCCAGATCCGCGGCGGGCTGCACATTCTCGGCCGCGTTCCTGAGGGCGAGCAGCTGATCGACCTCGTCGCCCATCTCGTCCGCCTGCCGAACCTCGAGGTGCCGAGCCTGCGCGCCGCGGTCGCGAGTGCTCTCGGCTACCGCCTTGAGGAGCTCCTCGAAGCGCCCGGCAAACGGCTGGCGCGCGCCCGCGCCGGCGCGCCAGCGGCCGCCTCCGACGCCATCGCGGCGATCGACGCCCGCGTCCTCGACCTCCTGCGCGCCCTCGCCGCCGCCGACTGGCAGGCGGCGGCCATCCCCGCGGTCATCGCCGAGACCCTCGGCAACGGCGCCCCGCCCGAGGTGACGGCGGTGCTTCGCTTTGTCTGCGACGAGCTGATCCCCAAGCTGCGCCGCACCGAGGATGAGGTCGCTAACGTCCTGCGCGCGCTCGACGGCCGCTATATCCCCCCGGGGCCAAGCGGCGCCCCCTCGCGCGGAATGGCCCACGTTCTGCCGACCGGCCGCAACTTCTACGCCGTCGACCCGCGCACGCTGCCGAGCGTCGCCGCTTGGCAGGTCGGCGAACGGCTCGCCAACGAACTGATCGATCGCTACCGCGCCGAGACCGGCAGCTATCCGGAGCAGGTCGGCATCTCGGTCTGGGGCACGACCGCCATGCGCACCCACGGCGACGACATCGCCCAAGTCTTCGCGCTCCTCGGCGTCCGGCCGCGCTGGCAGGCCGAGAACCGCCGCCTGATCGGGGTCGACCCGATCCCGCTCGAAGAGCTCGGCCGGCCGCGCATCGATGTCGTGCTGCGCATCTCCGGCTTCTTCCGCGACGCTTTCCCCCACCTCATCAGCCTGATCGACGACGCGATCGCCCTCGTCGCCAGCCTCGATGAGCCCCTCGATCAGAATTATGTCCGCAAGCACATTCTCGCCGAGGAAGCGCGCCGCCAAGCTGCCGGCGAGCCGCTCGAGCCGGCGCGTTTCCGCATCTTCGGCCCCAAGCCCGCGGCCTACGGCGCGGGGCTGCTCCCGCTTATCGAGTCGCGCAACTGGGCGACCGACGACGACCTCGCCGCGGTCTACATCGAATGGGGCGGCTACGCCTACACCGCCAACTCCTATGGGCTCGACGCGCGCGACGAGCTGCGGCGCGCCCTCGCCGGCGTCCAAGTTGCCGTCATCAATCAGGACAACCGCGAGACCGACATCTTCGACGCCGACGACTACTTCCAGTGGCACGGCGGGATGGTGGCGGCTATCCGGGCGCTGAGCGGCACCCAGCCGAAAGCGTATTTCGGCGACAGCCACGACCCGACGCGAGCGCGCGTCCGCGATCTCAAAGAAGAGGCAAAGCGGGTCTTCCGCAGCCGAGTGGTCAACCCGAAATGGATCCGCGCCATGGAGCAGCACGGCTTCAAGGGCGCGCTCGAACTCGCCGCCACCGTCGACTATCTCTTCGGCTACGACGCCACCGCCAATGTCATTGACGACTGGATGTACGAGCGGCTGACGGCCGCCTACCTGCTCGACCGCGAGACCCGCGCCTTCCTCGAGCGGGCCAACCCCTGGGCGCTCCACGGCATCGCCGAGCGGCTGCTCGAAGCGGTCCAGCGCGGCCTTTGGGAGCAGCCGAACCCCGACACCCTTGCCGCCCTGCGCGATATCTACCTCGCCGCCGACGCCGCCCTTGAAGGCCGGACGGAACGCGCCCCCAGCGAGCGATAA
- a CDS encoding adenosylcobalamin-dependent ribonucleoside-diphosphate reductase — protein MSADRREAQPPLTFSPNARLILEARYLQKDTEGHVVETPEAMFRRVARTIAEADRAYEGAAAAQFEEQVFEAMANALFLPNSPALMNAGTPLGQLAACFVLPVDDSIPSIFGALREMAIIQQTGGGTGFSFSRLRPKGDPVRETGGIASGPVSFLRVFDVATEVIKLGGRRRGANMAVLRADHPDILDFVTAKELPGALTNFNLSVALPDSFADALTRAEQWPLVNPRTGQPTGKIPARELWDALCAAAWRTGDPGLLFIDEINRHNPTPALGPLEATNPCGEAPLLPYEACILGSINLARLVVNGTIDWERLDQLTRLGVRALDDLIDASRFPLPEIEARAHATRKIGLGVMGFADLLCALGVPYASPEAVALAGTLMARIQAVARDESIALGRRRGPFPACAESIWPARGIPVIRNATLTTIAPTGTLSILAGTSSGIEPIFALVYARTALDGAELEEVHPLFVQALEAARLPVASLIARAAETGSIQQFEEIPEPIRRRFATALDIPPEWHVRVQAAFQRFTDNGVSKTVNLPAEATIDDVAAVFRLAWQLRCKGVTVFRSGSRPAQVLHIVAPALGIPRRVEAEFSGECRHCPN, from the coding sequence ATGTCGGCGGACCGTCGAGAAGCGCAGCCTCCGCTCACGTTCAGCCCCAACGCTCGGCTGATCCTCGAAGCGCGCTATCTCCAAAAGGACACCGAGGGCCATGTCGTCGAGACCCCCGAAGCGATGTTTCGGCGCGTCGCGCGCACGATCGCCGAGGCCGACCGCGCCTACGAGGGCGCCGCCGCGGCGCAGTTCGAAGAGCAGGTGTTTGAGGCGATGGCGAACGCGCTCTTTCTGCCGAATTCGCCCGCTCTGATGAACGCCGGCACTCCCCTCGGCCAGCTCGCGGCCTGCTTCGTGCTCCCCGTCGACGACAGCATCCCGTCCATTTTCGGCGCCCTGCGCGAGATGGCGATCATCCAGCAAACGGGCGGAGGCACGGGGTTCTCCTTTTCGCGCCTCCGCCCGAAGGGCGACCCGGTGCGGGAGACCGGCGGCATCGCCTCAGGGCCGGTCTCGTTCCTGCGTGTCTTCGACGTCGCGACCGAGGTGATCAAGCTCGGCGGGCGCCGGCGCGGCGCCAACATGGCGGTTCTGCGCGCCGACCACCCCGACATTCTTGACTTCGTCACCGCCAAGGAGCTCCCCGGCGCGCTGACGAACTTCAATCTCTCGGTCGCGCTGCCCGATTCGTTCGCGGACGCGCTGACACGCGCTGAACAGTGGCCGCTCGTGAACCCGCGAACCGGCCAGCCGACCGGGAAGATCCCAGCGCGCGAACTGTGGGACGCGCTCTGCGCCGCAGCGTGGCGGACCGGCGACCCCGGTTTGCTCTTCATCGATGAGATCAACCGCCACAATCCGACGCCGGCGCTCGGCCCGCTCGAGGCGACCAATCCCTGCGGAGAAGCGCCGCTCCTGCCCTATGAAGCCTGCATCCTCGGGTCGATCAACCTCGCTCGGCTCGTCGTCAACGGCACCATCGACTGGGAGCGGCTTGACCAGTTGACCCGGCTCGGCGTGCGCGCGCTCGATGACCTGATCGACGCCTCGCGCTTTCCGCTTCCCGAGATCGAGGCGCGCGCGCACGCCACGCGCAAGATCGGGCTCGGCGTGATGGGATTCGCCGACCTCCTCTGCGCCCTTGGAGTGCCCTACGCCTCACCCGAGGCAGTCGCCCTTGCTGGCACGCTGATGGCGCGGATCCAAGCGGTAGCGCGCGACGAGTCCATCGCCCTCGGACGCCGGCGAGGCCCCTTTCCTGCCTGCGCCGAGAGCATCTGGCCGGCGCGCGGCATTCCTGTTATCCGCAATGCCACCCTGACGACGATCGCGCCGACCGGTACCCTGAGCATCTTGGCGGGGACCTCCAGCGGCATCGAGCCGATCTTCGCGCTCGTCTACGCGCGAACTGCTCTCGACGGCGCAGAATTGGAGGAGGTGCATCCCCTCTTCGTCCAAGCGCTCGAAGCCGCCCGCCTGCCAGTGGCGTCCCTAATCGCCCGCGCCGCAGAGACCGGCTCGATCCAGCAGTTCGAGGAGATCCCCGAGCCGATTCGGCGCCGGTTCGCGACAGCGCTCGATATCCCGCCGGAATGGCATGTCCGCGTGCAGGCCGCCTTTCAGCGCTTCACCGACAACGGCGTTTCGAAGACCGTCAATCTGCCCGCCGAAGCGACCATCGACGACGTCGCAGCAGTCTTTCGCCTCGCTTGGCAGCTGCGCTGCAAGGGCGTCACCGTTTTCCGGAGCGGCTCGCGTCCCGCCCAAGTCCTCCATATCGTCGCGCCAGCGCTCGGCATTCCCCGCCGCGTCGAGGCCGAGTTCAGCGGGGAATGCCGTCACTGCCCGAACTAG
- a CDS encoding methyltransferase domain-containing protein has translation MLDPFATWRALQAASTDRTSRLDAAVDLAFWETVAERYDCESLACRVPAVVERVLARIGRGKRVLDLGCGTGSFALPIAAAGNWVTALDYSPAMLAVFRRKLPATEDRIRLIEGRIEDADLPVHDIVLAANSLYRIADIEPVIARLNALAGERVIVVWSVGRAPAWKQHARNRIRPGRYQPGVDYIHLAAALWAAGYDPAIEIVTVPVRECYPDLDSAAQALIDWAAPDRDELAAARAVAREIFHPAADGLMRPSIGSIAILTWTPSHD, from the coding sequence GTGCTCGACCCTTTCGCGACGTGGCGGGCGCTCCAAGCGGCCTCCACCGACCGGACCAGCCGCCTCGATGCGGCAGTCGACCTCGCCTTCTGGGAGACGGTCGCCGAACGGTATGACTGCGAGTCGCTCGCCTGCCGCGTTCCTGCCGTCGTCGAGCGCGTCCTTGCCCGGATCGGCCGCGGCAAGCGCGTCCTCGACCTCGGCTGCGGCACGGGCAGCTTCGCTCTGCCGATTGCGGCCGCCGGCAACTGGGTGACTGCGCTCGATTACTCCCCCGCGATGCTTGCCGTCTTTCGGCGCAAGCTGCCGGCAACGGAGGATCGCATCCGCCTCATCGAGGGGCGGATCGAGGACGCCGACCTCCCCGTCCACGACATCGTCCTCGCTGCCAACTCGCTCTATCGCATCGCTGACATTGAACCGGTGATCGCCCGGCTGAACGCGCTCGCGGGCGAGCGCGTGATCGTCGTCTGGAGCGTCGGCCGCGCCCCCGCTTGGAAGCAGCATGCCCGCAACCGCATCCGCCCCGGCCGCTACCAGCCCGGCGTCGACTACATCCATCTCGCCGCCGCGCTCTGGGCCGCCGGCTACGACCCCGCTATCGAGATCGTGACGGTCCCCGTGCGCGAGTGCTACCCCGACCTTGACAGCGCCGCTCAGGCGCTCATCGACTGGGCGGCGCCCGACCGCGACGAGCTCGCCGCCGCCCGCGCCGTCGCGCGCGAGATCTTCCATCCCGCCGCTGACGGCCTGATGCGCCCGAGCATCGGATCGATCGCCATTCTCACTTGGACGCCCAGCCATGACTGA
- a CDS encoding glycosyltransferase 87 family protein: protein MRDPNDEMMLAAALDGNADYLVTGDPRLGGLSIVTVVEFLAQIEVTDALARRQHAGAPRRASRSRRSHRLDSDAAVNARLPISLDALVLTALVLTRARVDTFANAIVPRPAELVRQIPVVGALLPDRAFALLVDWLADPLSQLVLATTFGLLGLYLVVDVLETWPGARVRWTYPAKVTLLVAICLVSVVANTGMVMALRQLSTPAQFAHDGGVLMSDLAVRWLLEGTNVYQQDWRTTWVVEAYPSGPGLSHYPYLPFAFVPAVPLYLLTTTLWGWYDHRLLYVIAYLAMLAATPWIAPTRSGRLALAAIFALNPILANDLIYGYNDILLLALVALALAAYRTGRVTLGGVAIGLATATKGTIWPLLPFLALYLWRGQRLTLRLRLARPLLPIALSALLFVLPFALWDARALFEDTVLYNAGAPLPDGLPIKGWGAAAYVVALGGVDDLFAPFPFGLLALLVAGPLLVALLIRQWKRNTLAAAFAHFGVFSIVFLYFSRTMNPNYLGFALAMLAIGYFAAEEDAPSLSQGAAGQEPTAAGAAP from the coding sequence GTGCGTGATCCGAACGACGAAATGATGCTCGCGGCTGCGCTGGACGGCAACGCGGACTATCTCGTGACTGGCGACCCGCGGCTTGGCGGCCTGTCGATCGTGACCGTCGTGGAGTTTCTGGCGCAGATCGAGGTGACGGACGCGCTGGCGCGCCGCCAGCACGCCGGCGCACCTCGCCGAGCGAGCAGGAGCAGGCGCTCCCATCGACTAGACTCCGATGCTGCGGTGAATGCTCGGCTGCCGATCTCGCTCGATGCCCTCGTCCTGACGGCGCTCGTGCTCACGCGGGCGCGCGTCGATACGTTTGCCAACGCGATCGTTCCGCGCCCGGCAGAGCTGGTGCGCCAGATCCCCGTCGTTGGGGCGCTGCTGCCGGACCGGGCGTTCGCGCTCCTCGTCGATTGGCTCGCCGACCCGCTCTCGCAGCTTGTGCTGGCGACCACGTTTGGCCTCCTTGGGCTGTATCTCGTCGTCGATGTCCTTGAGACGTGGCCGGGCGCGCGCGTCCGCTGGACCTATCCGGCGAAGGTCACGCTGCTGGTTGCGATCTGCTTGGTCTCGGTGGTTGCCAATACCGGCATGGTGATGGCGCTGCGCCAGCTTTCGACGCCGGCGCAGTTTGCCCACGACGGCGGGGTGCTGATGAGCGATCTTGCCGTCCGCTGGCTGCTGGAGGGGACGAACGTCTATCAGCAGGACTGGCGCACGACCTGGGTCGTCGAGGCGTATCCGAGCGGTCCGGGGCTGAGCCACTACCCCTATCTGCCCTTCGCCTTTGTGCCTGCCGTCCCGCTCTATCTTCTGACGACGACGCTCTGGGGCTGGTATGACCACCGCCTGCTCTACGTGATCGCCTATCTGGCGATGCTCGCGGCGACCCCCTGGATCGCGCCGACGCGAAGCGGCCGGCTGGCTTTGGCGGCGATCTTTGCGCTCAACCCGATCCTCGCTAACGACCTAATCTACGGCTATAACGACATCCTCCTGCTGGCGCTCGTTGCGCTGGCGCTCGCTGCCTACCGAACCGGCCGCGTCACCCTCGGCGGCGTGGCGATCGGGCTGGCGACGGCGACGAAGGGGACGATCTGGCCGCTGCTTCCCTTCCTCGCGCTCTACCTCTGGCGCGGGCAGCGGCTGACGCTCCGTCTGCGCTTGGCGCGGCCGCTGCTGCCGATCGCGCTCAGCGCGCTCCTGTTTGTTCTCCCCTTCGCTCTCTGGGACGCGCGAGCGCTGTTCGAAGACACCGTGCTCTACAACGCGGGCGCGCCGCTGCCGGATGGCCTGCCGATCAAAGGATGGGGTGCGGCGGCCTATGTCGTCGCGCTCGGCGGGGTGGACGACCTGTTTGCGCCGTTTCCCTTCGGCCTGCTCGCGCTTCTCGTCGCCGGCCCCTTGTTGGTCGCCCTGCTCATTCGCCAATGGAAGCGCAATACGCTCGCCGCCGCCTTCGCCCACTTCGGGGTCTTCTCGATTGTCTTCCTCTACTTCTCGCGGACGATGAATCCGAACTACCTCGGCTTCGCGCTCGCGATGCTGGCGATCGGCTATTTCGCGGCCGAGGAGGATGCGCCATCCCTCTCCCAGGGCGCCGCTGGGCAGGAACCGACGGCCGCCGGCGCTGCTCCGTGA
- a CDS encoding ABC transporter substrate-binding protein, giving the protein MPRPLAFLVLPLLLLASCASPPPAAQPGAPAVQTAAPDAGWPRQIDTLTGPAVIERRPERIHALSLGYEEILLALAGPERFAAVSTFAVDPSLSNSVAVASRVPRRVSRDPEAIIATEADLIIASTTTRQDLLDRLRAAGVTVLIPPFRETVDNLPEQIRWLGRVVGEDAAAERMVTTLQERLARVDAVVRTKPETARPRVLFITSAAYFVAGDGALRSVLLQRAGGRNAAAEAGIQGDKQVGLESIVAIAPDVIITADTATGDVARQVREQPALAEVPAVKNGRVFSVLTNRVSVLSHYQVRGIEDIARALYPADFAAVTFADFPERF; this is encoded by the coding sequence ATGCCCCGACCCCTTGCTTTTCTCGTTCTTCCCCTGCTCCTTCTCGCTTCCTGCGCCTCGCCCCCGCCGGCTGCTCAGCCCGGCGCGCCGGCCGTTCAGACCGCCGCGCCCGACGCAGGCTGGCCCCGCCAGATCGACACGCTCACCGGTCCTGCCGTCATTGAGCGGCGCCCTGAGCGCATTCATGCCCTCTCCCTCGGCTACGAGGAGATCCTGCTCGCTCTCGCCGGCCCTGAGCGCTTCGCCGCCGTCTCGACCTTCGCCGTCGACCCGTCGCTGTCCAACTCCGTCGCTGTCGCCTCGCGCGTTCCGCGCCGCGTCAGCCGCGACCCGGAGGCGATCATCGCCACCGAAGCCGACCTGATCATCGCCAGCACCACCACCCGCCAAGATCTGCTCGACCGCCTGCGCGCTGCCGGCGTCACCGTCCTCATCCCGCCCTTCCGGGAGACAGTCGACAACCTTCCTGAGCAGATCCGCTGGCTCGGCCGCGTTGTCGGCGAAGACGCCGCCGCCGAGCGCATGGTGACCACCCTCCAGGAGCGGCTGGCCCGGGTCGATGCGGTGGTCAGAACGAAGCCGGAGACGGCACGGCCGCGTGTCCTCTTCATCACCAGCGCCGCCTACTTCGTCGCCGGTGACGGCGCGCTCCGCAGCGTCCTCCTCCAGCGCGCCGGCGGCCGCAATGCCGCCGCCGAGGCCGGCATCCAAGGCGACAAACAAGTCGGGCTGGAGTCGATCGTCGCCATCGCCCCGGACGTGATCATCACGGCTGATACCGCCACGGGCGACGTCGCGCGTCAGGTGCGCGAGCAGCCCGCTCTCGCCGAGGTGCCCGCCGTCAAGAACGGCCGCGTTTTTTCAGTCCTGACGAACCGGGTGTCGGTCCTCTCGCACTACCAAGTGCGCGGCATCGAAGATATCGCCCGCGCGCTCTACCCCGCTGATTTCGCCGCGGTCACCTTCGCCGATTTCCCTGAGCGCTTCTAA
- a CDS encoding HPF/RaiA family ribosome-associated protein yields the protein MTLRYVLHQNGLKMSEAEKERFIRHFDGLEARLRHFPEPIVEASVTEHPAQRRVELNLRVSLGPLGGHLVSHQSAETLDKATRLAVSDVERQLERRLAKQRGEPTFGQPSRREPRSLRPHPPGRRDEAEELEEEEKG from the coding sequence ATGACACTTCGCTATGTTCTGCATCAGAACGGCCTGAAGATGAGCGAGGCCGAGAAGGAGCGATTTATCCGCCACTTTGATGGGCTTGAGGCCCGGCTGCGCCATTTTCCTGAGCCGATCGTGGAGGCGAGCGTGACTGAGCATCCGGCGCAGCGCCGCGTCGAGTTGAATCTCCGGGTGAGTCTCGGGCCGCTCGGCGGGCATCTGGTCAGCCATCAGTCGGCGGAGACCCTCGACAAGGCGACCCGTCTCGCGGTGAGCGATGTCGAGCGCCAACTCGAGCGACGCCTCGCGAAGCAGCGCGGCGAGCCGACATTTGGTCAGCCGAGCCGCCGCGAACCGCGGTCGCTGCGGCCGCACCCGCCGGGCCGCCGCGACGAGGCCGAAGAGCTCGAAGAGGAGGAGAAGGGCTAG
- a CDS encoding class I SAM-dependent methyltransferase encodes MTRCPVCGGDRFAVRVRTPRLTVVRCRRCGLHLNALPPAAEGGDYYAALDLDDYLAYYEPFRLRVFRENWRWIAARRPTGTALDIGASFGWFLRAAPPGWRVRGLEPAAEVAARGRAQGLDIRVGGIDALEADPERYDLITLWNVFEHLPAPRRVLRLIHRRLGLGGLLALSVPNRDGLYNRLAYAAYDLSGGRVVGPLFTLFQVNNPAPHLFHYAPRDLRRLLRAAGFEVLAIVPQPIVDVRRLALRAKLEPGRSVASSRAGRALMIAVEWLSRLLRLPDEIAVYAQARYTRAALHEE; translated from the coding sequence GTGACGCGCTGTCCTGTCTGCGGCGGCGACCGCTTTGCGGTGCGGGTGCGGACGCCGCGCTTGACTGTGGTGCGCTGTCGCCGCTGCGGGCTCCACCTCAACGCGCTGCCGCCGGCAGCGGAAGGCGGCGACTACTACGCTGCGCTCGACCTCGACGACTACCTCGCCTATTACGAGCCGTTTCGGCTGCGCGTCTTTCGCGAGAACTGGCGCTGGATCGCGGCGCGGCGGCCGACGGGGACGGCGCTCGACATTGGGGCATCGTTCGGCTGGTTTCTCCGCGCTGCGCCTCCGGGCTGGCGCGTGCGGGGGCTGGAGCCGGCAGCAGAGGTCGCGGCGCGAGGCCGGGCGCAGGGGCTGGATATCCGCGTCGGCGGGATCGACGCGCTCGAGGCGGACCCCGAGCGCTACGACCTGATCACCCTCTGGAATGTTTTTGAGCATCTCCCCGCGCCGCGGCGCGTCCTGCGGCTGATCCATCGCCGTCTTGGGCTGGGCGGCCTCCTCGCGCTCTCCGTCCCCAACCGCGACGGCCTCTACAACCGGCTCGCCTACGCTGCCTACGACCTCTCCGGCGGTCGGGTCGTCGGTCCGCTCTTCACCCTCTTCCAAGTGAACAACCCGGCGCCGCACCTGTTTCACTACGCTCCGCGCGACCTGCGGCGGCTGCTGCGCGCTGCCGGGTTCGAGGTGCTGGCAATCGTGCCGCAGCCGATCGTTGACGTGCGGCGGCTAGCGCTGCGGGCGAAGCTGGAGCCGGGGCGCAGCGTGGCCTCTTCCCGTGCCGGGCGGGCGCTGATGATCGCCGTGGAGTGGCTGTCGCGCCTACTGCGGCTGCCGGACGAGATCGCCGTCTATGCCCAAGCGAGGTACACTCGCGCCGCCCTGCATGAGGAGTGA